The Streptomyces sp. NBC_01439 genome contains the following window.
CTCGCCGCGCTCGAGCGGCTCGGCCTCGGTGACGACTGGCTGCGGGCGGTCTGCCACGACAACGGCGCCCGGCTGTTCCGCCTCGACGGCTGACGACCCAGCCCCAGCCCCGGTCCTTGTTCCGCCCCCGCCCCCGCCCCGGTGTCCGGCACCGGCGCCCCGCCTCTCTTTGCGGATGCTCTTTCTCAGGAAATTCACAGATTGGCACAAGGGCGCTCTCAGAGGCGCGGGACAGCGTGTCCGGTATGACTGCGACGACCACCTCCCATGCGTCCACGTCCACCCACCACCCCACGGCCCTGGTGCGGCCCGACGGCGGCCCCTGCCGGGTACTCGTCGTCGACGACGAGGCCTCACTCTCCGAGCTGCTGTCCATGGCCCTGCGCTACGAGGGTTGCGAGGTCCGCAGTGCCGGCGACGGGGCGGGCGCGGTGCGGGCGGCGCGGGAGTTCCGGCCCGACGTGGTCATCCTCGACGTCATGCTTCCCGATATGGACGGGCTGGCCGTCCTCGGGCGCCTGCGCCGGGAGATCCCCCAGGTTCCCGTGCTGTTCCTGACCGCCAAGGACTCGTTGGAGGACCGTATCGCGGGCCTCACGGCGGGCGGCGACGACTACGTCACCAAGCCCTTCAGCCTGGAGGAGGTCGTGGCCCGGCTGCGCGGCCTGGTCCGGCGCTCCGGCGCGGCGCAGGCCGCGCGCGGCGGTTCGGTGCTGGCCGTCGGCGATCTTCGGCTGGACGAGGACAGCCACGAGGTGGTGCGGGGCGGTCAGGAGATCCACCTGACCGCCACCGAGTTCGAGCTGCTGCGCTACTTGATGCGCAACCCCCGGCGCGTGCTGAGCAAGGCGCAGATCCTGGACCGGGTGTGGTCCTACGACTTCGGCGGCCAGGCCAATGTGGTCGAGCTCTACATCTCCTACCTGCGCAGGAAGCTGGAGAGCGGCCCCGGTCTGCCCCGGATGATCCACACGCGCCGCGGCGCCGGTTACCTGATCAAGCCGGGCGAGTAGTGGCACCGGGCAGGAACCGGCGACCACGTGGCCGCCGGCCCTGGTCGCTGCGCACCCGGCTCGTCGTCTCCGCGGTGGCACTGATCGCCGTGGTGGGCGCGGCCATCGGGACCGTCACCACGTTCGCCCTGCGCTCGTACCTGGTCACCGAACTCGACGATCAGCTGAAGACCTCCGTGAAGATGGCCGTCCGGGCGCCCGGCGGGAAGCCGGCCCGGGAGAACAGCGCAGGCTTCGTCGTGGCTCCCGGTAGCCCGCTGGACGCCGCCGGGGTCCGCCTGGATCCCGCCGGGACCGTCCTGGGGACCGCCCGCAACGCCCGTGGCGACGGATGGTCGGCCGACCCGCCTCCCCCGCTGACCGAGGAACAGGGCAAAGCCCTCGCCCAGGCCGCGCGGAAATCCGCGCAGGGCACGCCCGGGCCGGTGGATGCCGAGTTCCCGGGTCTCGGTAGCTACCGGGTGCTGGTCTCCCCCGAAGGGAGCCTGGCCCTCGCGTTCCCGCTGAGCAACGTCGATTCCACCGTGCGCACCCTGATCGGCGTAGAGCTCTGCGTCACGCTCGCCGGGCTGATCGCGGCCTCCCTCGCCGGGCAGGCGCTGGTCGGGGTCGCTCTGCGCCCGCTGCGCCGGGTGGCCGCCACCGCTACCCGGGTCTCCGAACTGCCCCTGCACAAGGGCGAGCCTGCCCTCCACGAGCGGGTACCGGACGCCGAGGCCGATCCCCGTACCGAAGTGGGTCAGGTCGGCGCGGCCCTCAACCGGATGCTGGGCCATGTCTCCTCCGCCCTCACCGCCCGCCAGGAGAGCGAGATGCGGGTCCGGCAGTTCGTCGCCGACGCCAGCCACGAGCTGCGCACCCCGCTGGCCTCCATCCGCGGCTACGCCGAACTGACCCGACGGGGGCGGGAGGAACCCGGCCCCGACACCCGGCACGCCCTGGGTCGGATCGAGTCCGAGGCCACCCGGATGACGGGCCTGGTCGAAGACCTGCTGTTGCTGGCCCGGCTCGACGCCGGCCGCCCGCTGCCCACCGGCGACTCCGACACCGACCTGGCCCCGCTCGTGATCGACGCCGTCAGTGACGCCCGGGCCGCGGGCCCCGAACATCACTGGCGCCTGAACCTGCCCGACGAGCCGGCACCGATCCGGGCCGACCCGGCACGGATGCAGCAGGTCCTGGTCAACCTGCTCGCCAATGCCCGTACCCACACCCCACCAGGGACCACCGTCACCGCGCACGTTTCACGTGAAACATCCGCCGTCCGGCTGCGGATCGAGGACGACGGGCCCGGAATCGCACCCGACCTGCTCCCCCACGTTTTCGAGCGCTTCGCCCGCGGTGACGCCTCCCGCTCCCGTGCGGCGGGTTCCACCGGGCTCGGGCTGGCCATCGTCCAAGCCGTGGTCACGGCGCACGGCGGGCGGGTCGGCGTACGGAGCGAGCCCGGGCGGACCTGCTTCGAGGTCCTGCTGCCGCACGCGGAAGCGGACCGTGCGGACTCACAGGCAGGGCACAGGCTCAGCACACAGCGGTGACAGGGCGCCCGGCGAATGTCGGACCATGCGAACCGACACACCTCCCGGGGCCCTTCCGGCACGGGCGCCCCTCGCGCCCGTGCCCGGCGAGCCCGTCCTCGACGTGGTGATCCCCGTCTTCAACGAGGAGAAGGACCTCGGCCCGTGCGTCCGCAGACTGCACGAGCACCTCAGTCGGACCTTCCCCTATCCCTTCCGGATCACGGTCGCCGACAACGCGAGCACCGACCGCACCCCTGAGGTCGCGCGGGGGCTCGCCGCAGCACTGGACGGCGTACGCAGCACCCGCCTGGAGGAGAAGGGCCGGGGCAGGGCCCTGCGCCAGGTGTGGTCCGGTTCCGACGCCCCCGTCCTCGCCTACATGGACGTGGACCTCTCCACCGATCTCAACGCCCTGCTGCCGCTGGTCGCACCGCTGATCTCCGGCCACTCCGACCTCGCCATCGGCACCCGTCTGGCCCG
Protein-coding sequences here:
- a CDS encoding response regulator transcription factor codes for the protein MTATTTSHASTSTHHPTALVRPDGGPCRVLVVDDEASLSELLSMALRYEGCEVRSAGDGAGAVRAAREFRPDVVILDVMLPDMDGLAVLGRLRREIPQVPVLFLTAKDSLEDRIAGLTAGGDDYVTKPFSLEEVVARLRGLVRRSGAAQAARGGSVLAVGDLRLDEDSHEVVRGGQEIHLTATEFELLRYLMRNPRRVLSKAQILDRVWSYDFGGQANVVELYISYLRRKLESGPGLPRMIHTRRGAGYLIKPGE
- a CDS encoding sensor histidine kinase, with protein sequence MALIAVVGAAIGTVTTFALRSYLVTELDDQLKTSVKMAVRAPGGKPARENSAGFVVAPGSPLDAAGVRLDPAGTVLGTARNARGDGWSADPPPPLTEEQGKALAQAARKSAQGTPGPVDAEFPGLGSYRVLVSPEGSLALAFPLSNVDSTVRTLIGVELCVTLAGLIAASLAGQALVGVALRPLRRVAATATRVSELPLHKGEPALHERVPDAEADPRTEVGQVGAALNRMLGHVSSALTARQESEMRVRQFVADASHELRTPLASIRGYAELTRRGREEPGPDTRHALGRIESEATRMTGLVEDLLLLARLDAGRPLPTGDSDTDLAPLVIDAVSDARAAGPEHHWRLNLPDEPAPIRADPARMQQVLVNLLANARTHTPPGTTVTAHVSRETSAVRLRIEDDGPGIAPDLLPHVFERFARGDASRSRAAGSTGLGLAIVQAVVTAHGGRVGVRSEPGRTCFEVLLPHAEADRADSQAGHRLSTQR